One genomic segment of Strix uralensis isolate ZFMK-TIS-50842 chromosome 29, bStrUra1, whole genome shotgun sequence includes these proteins:
- the LOC141935890 gene encoding syncytin-2-like translates to MTCTLSNHGHSPTTMPALAGFLLGVFGLCWNLHQAEGWVVPQPKQNIWVTLANMTHQETLCLSTANPENPFSTCLVGVPVDTWPIPQTLQAFSLCNSSKNCTDNWDGVYSHLPQVTQEPQELELLGSVIMDACVFFNYSYNTTRRGQNVNATNAAYHNSTAWCNYTSTNISRSFAVPLALPPGVFLICGDRAWGGVPSKLNGGPCSLGRLTLLTPNVSMILNMTRKHKRVPRTVHRFESSCRDNVEFWNPGQIITASILAPGVGVANALTTLNKLGCWLSKQTNATSLALSGLLTDVDSVRHATLQNRAAIDFLLLAQGHGCEDFEGMCCMNLSDHSESIFKSIQQLKDGVRRLTEEDGLDWLTRMFKGWGLSGWLISLVKTVGVMILVIVTVLLMLPCLVSLLQRALQKTVSAIFLAQIQKGGIVGGGSGSASSLTEEEFNLEDIPVYP, encoded by the exons atgacgtgcacgctgtcaaatcatggacattcaccgactaca atgccggccctcgctgggttcctgctcggtgtgttcggcctgtgctggaacctgcatcaggctgaaggatgggtagttccacaacccaagcagaatatctgggtaactttggcaaatatgacacatcaagaaaccttgtgcctttctactgcgaacccggaaaatccattctccacctgtttggtgggagtgccagtagacacatggccaatcccacaaacccttcaggctttctctctttgcaactcttcaaaaaattgtacagataattgggatggtgtatatagtcaccttccacaggttacgcaagaaccccaagagctagagttgctaggctctgttataatggatgcttgtgtgttttttaattactcctataacaccacacggagagggcaaaatgtgaatgcaactaatgctgcttatcataattcaactgcttggtgcaattatacttcgactaacatctcacgatcttttgctgttcctcttgcattacctcctggtgtgtttctaatctgtggagatcgtgcctggggaggcgtcccatctaaactgaatggaggcccgtgtagcctcggacgtctcacgttattaacaccaaatgtgtcaatgattctgaatatgactcgaaaacataagcgagtcccaaggaccgttcatcggtttgaaagttcttgtcgagataacgttgaattctggaatccaggccagatcataacggcctccatattggcaccaggagttggtgttgcaaatgccttaacgactttgaataagttgggatgttggcttagcaaacagactaatgctacttctttagctttaagtggccttttaactgatgttgatagtgttagacatgctactttacagaacagggctgcaattgactttttgcttttagcgcaaggacatggatgtgaagattttgaaggaatgtgttgcatgaatttgtctgaccactcagaatctatttttaaaagtatacagcagctgaaggatggtgtgaggcgtctaacagaagaggacggattggattggcttacaaggatgtttaaaggatggggactttctggatggttgatatctctggtcaaaactgtgggggtcatgatcttggtaattgtgactgtgcttttgatgttgccatgtcttgtcagtcttctgcaaagggccctgcagaagactgtttctgcaatatttctagcacaaatacaaaaagggggaattgtcgggggaggcagcgggtctgcctctagtctaactgaagaagaatttaaccttgaagacattccagtgtatccatga